A DNA window from Carnobacterium funditum DSM 5970 contains the following coding sequences:
- a CDS encoding cation-transporting P-type ATPase, giving the protein MAETKWFHLSSEETEKEKQTNSRTGLTLEEVEKRKEEYGLNELPEKKGIPEWLKFLKHFNDVLIYILLFAAVVTLVLGHYVDTIVILLVAIINAVIGYIQENKAEKTLEGIKNMLSLEAVVLRNEQKKEVNASELVPGDIVILNSGDKVPADIRLFRTERLKVEESSLTGESTSVEKQTAALEKDTPLGDRTNMVFSGTMVSSGTAKGIVVETGETTELGQINRSMSEVEEMKTPLLKQTAKFGKTISIVILSLATMLFIAGIAIHDYDWGELLLSVISLTVASIPEGLPAILTIILASGVQSMARKNAIMRTLPSVETLGAVTVICSDKTGTLTKNEMTVQSVITRENSYTVTGLGYAPEGKIVNELEDKKDVDEDRDLKELLTVAKTVNESDIYQKDDEWLVRGDPTEGCLITLAEKASTSIDALEINSKIPFDSEYKYMAGLVEENGHKKIYIKGAPDRLFEMADLDSKTRDYWEIQMNKRSKKGERVLAMAIKEISKTKEHIDHEDIQSGITILGLTGIIDPPRENVIKAIKVCKEAGIQVKMITGDHKETALAIAKQLGITDQDNVCEGRELEKMSDTELQEIVEEVDVFARTSPQNKLKLVEALQKNGHISAMTGDGVNDAPALKRADIGIAMGIKGTEVAKEASEMVLVDDDFSTIVNAVKEGRRVYDNLKKTILFILPTNGAEALLITTALLVGIEVPLTPVQILYVNMITAVTIALALAFEPLEKGTMSKPPRDSNQRLLSPYYVFRILFVSMLIGGSIMWVNLVLLAGYDVEILNTVALHSLVLAQLFHLFNVRTERHFSLNRQFFNNKAAFLVSGLLIIFQLLVTYVPFLSNALGLYPIRLNDWIYPIVIGIGVFIVVEIEKFITHSVLKINNR; this is encoded by the coding sequence ATGGCTGAGACTAAATGGTTTCATTTAAGTAGTGAAGAAACAGAAAAAGAAAAACAGACAAACAGTCGAACAGGATTAACTTTAGAGGAAGTCGAAAAACGAAAAGAAGAGTACGGATTAAATGAATTACCTGAAAAAAAAGGTATACCCGAGTGGTTGAAATTTTTGAAACATTTTAATGATGTGCTTATTTATATCTTATTGTTTGCTGCTGTTGTTACACTTGTTTTAGGTCACTATGTTGATACTATTGTTATCTTACTTGTTGCTATTATCAATGCTGTGATTGGATACATTCAAGAGAATAAAGCAGAAAAAACGCTTGAAGGAATCAAAAATATGTTGTCCCTAGAAGCGGTCGTTCTTAGAAATGAACAGAAAAAAGAAGTAAATGCGTCAGAGCTCGTACCAGGAGACATTGTGATACTCAATTCTGGAGACAAGGTCCCTGCAGACATTCGGCTGTTTCGTACAGAACGGCTAAAAGTAGAAGAGTCCTCTTTAACAGGAGAATCAACGTCCGTAGAAAAGCAAACGGCTGCTTTAGAAAAGGATACACCCCTTGGGGACCGAACAAATATGGTGTTTTCAGGAACAATGGTTTCCTCAGGGACTGCAAAAGGCATTGTTGTTGAAACAGGAGAAACAACAGAATTGGGTCAAATTAACCGATCTATGAGTGAAGTGGAAGAAATGAAGACACCATTGCTCAAACAAACGGCTAAATTCGGAAAAACGATCTCAATCGTAATTCTTTCTTTGGCCACTATGTTATTCATAGCTGGCATAGCTATTCATGATTATGACTGGGGCGAACTTTTACTATCCGTCATTAGTTTAACAGTCGCTTCTATTCCTGAAGGGCTTCCTGCTATCTTAACTATTATTTTGGCATCAGGTGTACAATCCATGGCACGTAAAAATGCAATCATGCGCACACTTCCGTCAGTAGAAACGCTAGGTGCTGTAACGGTTATTTGTTCAGATAAGACAGGGACACTTACAAAAAATGAAATGACGGTGCAATCGGTAATCACTAGAGAAAATAGCTATACTGTAACAGGATTGGGTTATGCACCGGAAGGTAAGATAGTAAACGAATTGGAAGATAAAAAAGATGTCGATGAAGATAGAGACTTGAAAGAGTTACTCACCGTAGCCAAAACAGTAAATGAGTCTGATATTTATCAAAAAGATGATGAATGGCTCGTGAGAGGAGACCCAACGGAAGGGTGCCTAATAACACTAGCAGAAAAAGCAAGTACCTCTATTGATGCACTTGAAATAAACTCTAAAATTCCATTTGATTCAGAATACAAATATATGGCAGGATTAGTCGAAGAAAACGGACATAAAAAGATCTACATTAAAGGTGCGCCGGATCGTTTATTTGAAATGGCTGATTTGGATTCAAAAACACGTGACTATTGGGAAATACAAATGAATAAACGGTCTAAAAAAGGTGAACGTGTTCTCGCAATGGCAATCAAAGAAATCTCGAAGACAAAAGAGCACATTGATCATGAGGATATTCAATCAGGAATAACGATACTTGGACTTACAGGTATCATTGATCCACCGCGAGAGAATGTTATAAAAGCCATCAAAGTCTGTAAAGAAGCGGGTATCCAGGTTAAAATGATTACAGGAGACCATAAAGAAACAGCCTTGGCGATTGCCAAACAGCTAGGGATTACCGATCAAGATAACGTCTGTGAAGGACGTGAGCTAGAAAAGATGTCCGATACAGAATTACAAGAGATTGTGGAAGAGGTTGATGTCTTTGCACGAACGAGTCCTCAAAATAAATTAAAACTGGTAGAAGCATTGCAAAAAAATGGACACATTAGTGCCATGACCGGTGATGGTGTGAACGATGCACCAGCACTGAAACGAGCAGACATTGGGATAGCTATGGGCATCAAAGGGACAGAAGTAGCTAAAGAAGCCTCCGAGATGGTTTTAGTGGATGATGATTTTTCAACCATTGTTAATGCGGTAAAAGAAGGTCGAAGAGTATATGACAACTTAAAGAAAACGATCCTCTTTATTTTACCAACTAACGGTGCTGAAGCATTATTGATTACGACAGCATTATTGGTAGGGATTGAAGTACCGTTAACACCGGTGCAAATTCTTTATGTTAATATGATTACTGCTGTAACAATCGCTTTAGCTTTAGCTTTTGAACCTTTAGAAAAAGGCACAATGTCAAAACCGCCACGTGATTCTAATCAAAGATTGTTAAGTCCTTACTACGTCTTTCGTATCCTTTTTGTTTCCATGCTTATTGGCGGATCAATCATGTGGGTTAATCTAGTTTTACTAGCAGGATATGATGTTGAAATATTGAATACGGTGGCACTACATTCACTCGTTTTAGCTCAGTTGTTTCATTTATTTAATGTAAGAACTGAACGTCACTTCAGTTTGAATCGTCAATTTTTTAATAATAAAGCTGCTTTTCTAGTATCGGGTCTGTTGATTATTTTCCAACTATTAGTCACCTATGTCCCGTTCTTAAGCAACGCATTAGGACTTTACCCAATTCGTTTGAATGATTGGATTTACCCTATTGTTATAGGGATTGGTGTCTTTATAGTAGTAGAGATAGAAAAATTCATTACACATAGTGTCCTAAAAATAAATAATAGATGA
- a CDS encoding NmrA family NAD(P)-binding protein, which produces MRYTITGATGHLGTEVLKVATEKLSIEELRISIRTIKKAEKYKQMGVEVKKADYSNKAELVLAWQDTDVLVYIPSIVHPSYERLPEIENVVLAAEEAKVKHVIFVSFYADQENNPFQMSPFYGYATRRLACSSLSYTILKNAMYADPLINYLPELIERGNVVYPVPHEKVSFISREDSAKAIVEVAADASLQNKTYTLTQNRSYTMRELADTLSKVSGEKIGFSPMSLKKFAQTYDEPKGFGGLLVSMYEAANCGLMDIVTEDYRTIMGREAESLSSYLKRHYPTN; this is translated from the coding sequence ATGCGTTATACAATTACAGGAGCGACGGGTCATCTAGGTACTGAAGTGCTGAAGGTCGCCACTGAAAAACTATCTATTGAAGAATTACGAATATCGATTCGCACTATCAAAAAAGCTGAGAAATATAAGCAAATGGGAGTGGAAGTGAAAAAAGCTGACTATTCTAACAAGGCAGAACTTGTCCTTGCCTGGCAGGATACGGATGTCCTAGTTTATATTCCCAGCATTGTGCATCCGAGCTATGAACGGCTACCAGAAATCGAAAATGTTGTTCTAGCTGCTGAGGAGGCAAAGGTGAAACACGTCATTTTCGTGAGTTTCTATGCGGATCAGGAAAACAATCCGTTCCAAATGAGTCCTTTCTACGGCTATGCCACCAGACGTCTGGCCTGTTCATCGCTCTCATATACGATATTGAAAAATGCGATGTATGCCGATCCTTTGATTAATTATCTTCCAGAACTCATTGAACGGGGAAATGTCGTCTATCCTGTGCCTCATGAAAAGGTCAGTTTTATTTCCCGAGAGGATAGTGCTAAAGCTATTGTGGAAGTTGCAGCAGACGCTTCCCTTCAGAATAAGACGTATACACTGACACAAAATCGTTCTTATACTATGAGAGAACTGGCTGATACACTCAGCAAAGTATCTGGCGAAAAGATTGGATTTTCCCCAATGTCTCTAAAGAAGTTTGCTCAGACTTACGATGAACCAAAAGGATTTGGTGGCCTCTTAGTTTCCATGTACGAAGCTGCCAACTGTGGACTGATGGATATCGTTACGGAGGATTACCGTACAATTATGGGACGTGAAGCAGAATCGCTCTCCAGTTATCTTAAACGACACTATCCAACTAATTAA
- a CDS encoding endonuclease III domain-containing protein yields the protein MKLSTDINKIRVLNKLVAHYGIQNWWSDENRIKDWVSMILIQQTTQENVEKALEQLEPYLRVDKLSDMEEEKLQLLIRPAGFYKQKSTYIKELMIWFVSHGEDFEKFELYSDETLRRELLSIKGVGPETADAMLLYIFNRNVFIGDQYAIRLFKRLGFGEFKNLGHMRREFNHLAESVPVELCKEWHAAIDEHGKVFRKNKEVDESWLLS from the coding sequence ATGAAATTGAGTACAGATATAAATAAAATAAGAGTGTTAAATAAACTCGTCGCCCATTATGGAATTCAAAATTGGTGGTCGGATGAGAACCGCATAAAAGACTGGGTTTCGATGATTCTGATTCAGCAAACAACGCAGGAGAATGTCGAAAAAGCCTTGGAACAGCTTGAACCGTATTTAAGGGTGGACAAATTGTCTGACATGGAAGAAGAGAAGCTCCAGTTACTGATTCGACCAGCGGGATTTTACAAGCAGAAAAGCACTTATATTAAAGAACTCATGATATGGTTTGTCAGTCATGGAGAAGATTTTGAAAAGTTTGAGCTGTATTCTGATGAGACGTTGCGGAGAGAATTACTGAGTATCAAAGGTGTAGGTCCGGAAACAGCGGATGCGATGTTGCTGTATATCTTCAATCGAAATGTGTTTATTGGTGACCAGTATGCAATTCGTTTGTTTAAGCGGCTAGGATTTGGTGAGTTTAAGAACTTAGGACATATGCGCAGAGAGTTTAATCACTTAGCAGAAAGTGTCCCAGTTGAGTTATGTAAAGAATGGCATGCAGCAATTGATGAGCATGGAAAAGTATTTCGTAAAAATAAAGAGGTGGATGAATCGTGGTTACTCTCTTAA
- a CDS encoding cation:dicarboxylate symporter family transporter — protein MELYQINGLKDVALVATPNRAIMSAFPFIYTVGIDPTGLLGNLFISLYITQDSFGTATNVSSNNVIALIINKTYHNYILKRTKPVKSKT, from the coding sequence ATTGAATTATATCAAATAAATGGATTAAAAGATGTTGCACTGGTTGCTACGCCAAATAGGGCTATTATGAGCGCTTTTCCGTTTATTTATACAGTTGGTATTGATCCAACCGGGTTATTAGGGAATCTATTTATTTCGCTCTACATTACTCAAGATAGTTTTGGTACGGCAACAAACGTTTCCAGTAACAATGTCATCGCACTTATAATTAATAAAACCTATCATAACTATATTTTGAAAAGAACTAAACCTGTTAAAAGTAAAACTTAA
- a CDS encoding IreB family regulatory phosphoprotein, translating to MSSIDETVRFNVGDNHDKDVRQTLTLVYEALEEKGYNPINQIVGYLLSGDPAYVPRHNDARNLIRRHERDEIVEELVKTYLKESGKEIQ from the coding sequence ATGAGTTCAATAGATGAAACAGTTCGGTTTAATGTTGGTGATAATCATGACAAAGACGTGAGACAAACATTGACGTTAGTGTATGAAGCATTGGAAGAGAAAGGGTACAACCCTATTAATCAGATAGTTGGCTATCTACTTTCTGGAGATCCAGCGTATGTTCCACGTCATAATGATGCTAGAAATTTAATTAGACGTCATGAACGCGATGAGATCGTAGAAGAATTGGTGAAGACTTATTTGAAAGAGAGCGGTAAAGAAATTCAATGA
- a CDS encoding diacylglycerol/lipid kinase family protein, whose product MINPTKIHIIVNELSGSGNGKKVSTALITLLNKKKIDFNLYPSQYAGHTIQLAANLSNEKNINFTTKKYLLLIVGGDGTLHEALTGLGEEQKHIPLAYIPAGSGNDFAKGLTISKNVTEALEQILNCKEPKKIDILHFYESFSNETGYAVNNIGVGFDAATVKYANLSTIKKKLNTIKMGSLTYVVSLIIVLFKQKGFPIEVKVDNVRLIFPKAFLVTVNNHPYFGGGIGISPKASPYDNCIDLIVLQKVSVFKIIFLFILLLSGGRHLNHKDVHYLKGTHIEILSNQLADVQADGEFLGGKSVNLSIQSSIRYFWI is encoded by the coding sequence ATGATCAACCCAACTAAAATTCATATTATCGTTAACGAACTTTCTGGTTCAGGTAATGGAAAAAAAGTATCCACCGCGTTAATAACATTATTAAATAAAAAAAAGATTGATTTCAATTTATACCCATCTCAATATGCAGGCCATACCATACAATTAGCTGCAAATCTTTCAAATGAAAAAAACATCAACTTCACTACAAAGAAATATTTATTGCTTATCGTAGGCGGAGATGGAACATTACATGAGGCCCTTACAGGACTTGGAGAAGAACAAAAACATATTCCTTTAGCCTATATCCCCGCTGGGTCAGGAAATGACTTTGCAAAAGGGTTAACCATTTCAAAGAATGTAACTGAAGCTTTGGAACAAATATTAAATTGTAAAGAACCTAAAAAAATAGATATCCTTCATTTCTATGAAAGTTTTTCAAATGAAACAGGGTATGCAGTAAATAATATCGGAGTGGGATTTGATGCTGCTACGGTTAAGTACGCCAATTTATCAACAATAAAAAAGAAACTAAATACTATCAAAATGGGTTCTTTGACGTACGTAGTTTCATTAATTATTGTCTTATTTAAACAAAAAGGATTTCCGATTGAAGTCAAAGTAGATAACGTCCGTTTGATATTTCCTAAAGCTTTTTTAGTTACCGTTAATAATCACCCTTATTTTGGTGGTGGAATTGGAATATCTCCAAAAGCTTCGCCATATGATAATTGTATTGATTTAATTGTTTTGCAAAAGGTTTCTGTTTTTAAAATTATTTTTCTTTTTATTTTACTGTTAAGCGGTGGACGACATTTAAATCACAAAGATGTCCATTATTTGAAAGGCACTCATATTGAGATTCTTTCAAATCAGCTAGCAGATGTCCAAGCAGATGGGGAATTTTTAGGGGGAAAATCTGTGAATTTATCGATTCAATCCTCTATTCGCTATTTCTGGATCTAA
- a CDS encoding YitT family protein, whose translation MRKKFKKDQFPLHIIDIIFIVVGSFVAAVSFNIFLLPNFIVSGGISGISTILNSLYQWNPSVVQLAFNVPLLVLCFIALGKEAGFKTILGSLILPAFIGLLNFMEPLTMNPLLAAIFGGITTGIGLGFVFKAKGSTGGTSIIAQIIHVYLKLPLGTSMALIDGVVIFAALIAFDAETVMYSIISLFVISRTIDIIQVGFNRSKNVMIISDQAIEIRAAIYQNINRGVTNLRITGGYGNNKKEMLMCVIGEREFTYLRETILEVDPDAFVVVMSASEVWGRGFTMAKDSTIENV comes from the coding sequence GTGAGAAAAAAATTTAAAAAAGATCAGTTTCCTCTGCATATAATCGACATCATCTTTATTGTGGTCGGTTCTTTTGTTGCAGCAGTTTCATTCAATATATTTCTTTTGCCAAACTTTATTGTATCAGGTGGTATTAGCGGTATAAGTACAATTTTGAATAGTTTATATCAATGGAACCCCTCAGTTGTACAATTAGCATTTAATGTCCCGCTATTAGTCTTATGTTTTATCGCTTTGGGTAAAGAAGCAGGTTTTAAAACAATTTTAGGAAGTTTAATTTTACCAGCATTTATTGGTTTATTAAATTTTATGGAACCTTTAACAATGAATCCATTATTAGCAGCAATATTTGGAGGCATCACGACAGGAATAGGCTTAGGGTTTGTTTTTAAAGCTAAGGGATCTACAGGCGGAACAAGTATTATCGCCCAAATTATTCATGTGTACTTAAAATTACCTTTGGGTACAAGTATGGCTTTAATAGATGGAGTTGTTATTTTTGCAGCGTTGATAGCATTTGATGCAGAAACGGTTATGTATTCCATTATTTCGTTGTTTGTTATTAGCCGGACGATTGACATCATTCAAGTTGGATTCAATAGATCTAAGAATGTAATGATTATCTCAGATCAAGCTATTGAAATTAGAGCAGCTATTTATCAAAATATAAATAGAGGTGTCACTAATTTACGAATTACTGGAGGATACGGAAATAACAAAAAAGAAATGCTGATGTGCGTAATAGGTGAGCGTGAGTTTACTTATTTACGAGAAACAATCTTAGAAGTAGATCCAGATGCGTTTGTTGTAGTAATGAGCGCTAGCGAAGTCTGGGGTAGAGGATTTACAATGGCTAAGGATTCTACAATCGAAAATGTATAA
- the alaS gene encoding alanine--tRNA ligase, giving the protein MKQLTSNQVRQMFLDFFEGKGHKVEPSTSLVPFEDPTLLWINSGVATLKKYFDGSVIPDNPRIVNAQKSIRTNDIENVGKTARHHTLFEMLGNFSIGEYFKEEAIVWAWEFLTSDKWLALDPEKLYVTVYPEDKEAAKLWRDKVGLRDDHIIEIEDNFWDIGVGPSGPDSEIFYDRGEKFNHLSKDDPENYPGGENERWLEIWNLVFSEFNHKENGTYEPLPNKNIDTGMGLERVVSILQDAPTNFETDLFMPIIRETEKLSQNKSYGINKQDDISFKVIADHLRAVSFAIGDGALPSNEGRGYVLRRLLRRAVMHGKKLGIDEAFMFKLVPVVGNIMDSFYPEILEQQAFIEKVIKNEEERFHETINDGLSILNQLISELKIAGENKITGKDIFKLYDTFGFPVELTEEYAEDEGLSVDHEGFIKEMGAQRDRARSARSDGKSMGVQTKLFSDLAVDSIFIGYDQTLVEARLEVIATDEELVETAKAGEKVRMIFNQTPFYAEMGGQIADKGLLLDSDGNTIGKVIDVKRAPAGQSLHIVEVLSDVLVGQTMKLAVDKSLRNKITRNHTATHLLHRALKDVLGEHANQAGSLVMADYLRFDFTHFGQATQAELDEMEHKVNEKIWESLEIKTIETTIDVAREMGAMALFGEKYGNEVRVVSAGDYSIELCGGVHVNNTDEIGLFKILSESGIGAGVRRIEAITSEAAFHYLQTQERRLKTIASLVKAQQIKDVERKIQQLQLELKETQKENESLQSKLANEQASDIFDEIQTVNGISIVTAQVDVKDVSQLRQLADHWKQKAISNVLVLGFSKGGKVNLLTAIDQETIKKGLTAGNLIKEIAPLVGGGGGGRPDMAQAGGKNPAGLTDALQEVADWVGNNS; this is encoded by the coding sequence ATGAAACAATTAACTAGTAACCAAGTTCGTCAAATGTTTTTAGATTTTTTTGAAGGTAAAGGTCATAAGGTTGAACCTAGTACTTCACTTGTCCCGTTTGAAGATCCAACATTATTATGGATTAACTCAGGTGTAGCAACACTAAAGAAATATTTTGATGGTTCTGTTATACCTGATAACCCTAGAATCGTAAATGCTCAAAAAAGTATCCGCACAAATGATATCGAAAATGTAGGGAAAACGGCTAGGCATCATACGTTATTTGAAATGTTAGGGAACTTTTCTATTGGAGAATATTTTAAAGAAGAAGCAATTGTTTGGGCATGGGAATTTTTGACAAGTGATAAGTGGTTAGCATTAGATCCTGAAAAGCTTTATGTAACAGTTTATCCAGAAGATAAAGAAGCTGCTAAGTTATGGAGAGACAAAGTCGGTCTTAGAGATGACCATATTATCGAAATTGAAGATAATTTTTGGGATATTGGAGTTGGACCTAGCGGACCGGATTCTGAAATTTTTTATGATCGTGGAGAAAAATTTAATCACTTATCAAAAGATGATCCTGAAAATTATCCGGGCGGTGAAAATGAAAGATGGCTCGAAATATGGAACCTAGTGTTTTCTGAATTTAATCATAAAGAAAACGGGACCTACGAACCACTACCAAATAAAAATATAGATACAGGTATGGGACTTGAAAGAGTAGTCTCAATTCTACAAGATGCTCCTACAAATTTTGAAACAGATTTGTTTATGCCTATTATTCGTGAAACTGAAAAATTAAGTCAAAATAAATCTTATGGAATAAATAAACAAGATGATATTTCATTTAAAGTAATCGCAGATCATTTACGCGCAGTAAGTTTCGCGATTGGTGATGGTGCACTGCCTTCAAATGAAGGACGTGGATATGTTTTACGAAGATTGCTTCGCCGTGCAGTGATGCATGGTAAAAAACTAGGAATTGATGAAGCATTTATGTTTAAATTAGTTCCAGTTGTTGGAAATATTATGGATTCGTTTTATCCTGAAATTTTAGAACAGCAAGCCTTTATTGAAAAAGTGATTAAAAATGAGGAAGAACGTTTTCATGAAACGATTAATGACGGCTTATCAATTCTAAATCAACTTATTTCGGAGTTGAAAATAGCGGGTGAAAATAAAATTACTGGAAAAGATATATTTAAATTATATGATACTTTTGGATTTCCTGTCGAATTAACCGAAGAATATGCTGAAGATGAAGGCCTATCAGTCGATCATGAAGGCTTTATCAAAGAAATGGGAGCTCAACGTGATCGTGCGAGATCAGCTAGAAGTGATGGGAAATCAATGGGTGTACAAACAAAATTATTCTCAGATTTAGCTGTTGATAGTATTTTTATTGGTTATGATCAAACTTTAGTAGAAGCAAGACTTGAAGTAATAGCAACAGATGAAGAATTAGTTGAGACAGCTAAAGCAGGCGAAAAAGTTAGAATGATTTTTAATCAAACCCCTTTTTATGCTGAAATGGGTGGTCAAATTGCAGATAAAGGTTTATTGCTAGATTCGGATGGAAATACAATTGGAAAAGTAATAGACGTTAAGAGAGCACCAGCTGGTCAATCCTTACACATTGTTGAAGTATTGAGTGATGTGCTAGTAGGCCAAACAATGAAACTAGCAGTGGATAAAAGCTTGCGCAATAAAATAACGCGAAATCATACAGCTACTCATTTATTACACCGTGCTTTAAAAGACGTATTAGGAGAACATGCTAATCAAGCGGGATCACTAGTGATGGCGGACTATTTGCGTTTTGATTTCACTCATTTTGGGCAAGCAACTCAAGCAGAATTAGATGAAATGGAACACAAAGTTAATGAAAAAATTTGGGAGTCTTTAGAAATTAAAACAATAGAGACCACTATTGACGTAGCACGTGAAATGGGTGCAATGGCACTATTTGGTGAAAAGTATGGAAATGAAGTTCGTGTGGTCAGTGCAGGCGATTATTCAATAGAATTATGTGGTGGAGTTCATGTGAATAACACTGATGAAATTGGGCTATTTAAAATTCTTTCAGAATCTGGCATAGGAGCAGGTGTTCGAAGAATTGAAGCTATTACTAGTGAAGCAGCCTTTCATTATTTGCAAACACAAGAAAGACGTTTGAAAACAATAGCAAGTCTAGTAAAAGCTCAACAAATTAAAGATGTAGAGAGAAAAATTCAACAGTTGCAATTAGAGTTGAAAGAAACCCAAAAAGAAAATGAATCATTACAGTCGAAATTAGCCAATGAACAGGCAAGCGATATTTTTGATGAAATTCAAACAGTAAATGGTATTAGTATCGTCACGGCACAAGTAGATGTTAAAGACGTGAGTCAGTTACGACAACTTGCCGATCATTGGAAACAAAAAGCTATTTCAAATGTCTTAGTTCTTGGTTTTTCAAAAGGTGGAAAAGTTAACTTGCTGACTGCAATCGATCAAGAAACTATCAAAAAAGGTCTAACTGCAGGTAATTTAATTAAAGAAATTGCACCATTAGTTGGTGGCGGCGGTGGTGGTCGTCCAGATATGGCACAAGCTGGAGGTAAAAATCCTGCTGGACTAACAGACGCATTACAAGAAGTAGCAGATTGGGTAGGAAATAATAGTTAA